The Phacochoerus africanus isolate WHEZ1 chromosome 3, ROS_Pafr_v1, whole genome shotgun sequence genome window below encodes:
- the LOC125122461 gene encoding protein FAM209-like, which produces MRSLKWFLFLPLCLSCGYAFMFSSLRDKAKEPQGKVPCGGHFRIRQNLPERAQGWLGSKWLWLVFVIVLYMMLKFRGDSEKSKEQNPGGLRSCSFRSPVRKNQNTAPSKDYAFSTLTQLEMDLVKFVSKVRNLKVAMATGGHLKLQHLEAPANPHNNITIYEIWGEEDSE; this is translated from the exons ATGCGGTCGCTGAAATGGTTCTTGTTCTTGCCTCTGTGCCTCTCCTGTGGCTACgcctttatgttttcttctctgaGAGATAAAGCCAAAGAACCCCAGGGAAAGGTGCCTTGCGGAGGGCACTTCCGGATTCGGCAGAATCTGCCAGAGCGTGCCCAAGGCTGGCTTGGGAGCAAGTGGCTCTggcttgtttttgttattgtgcTGTACATGATGCTGAAGTTTCGAGGAGATAGTGAGAAGAGTAAG GAGCAAAATCCTGGTGGCCTTCGAAGCTGTTCGTTTCGCTCTCCCGTCAGGAAAAATCAAAATACCGCCCCCAGCAAAGACTATGCATTCAGTACCTTAACCCAGCTCGAGATGGACCTGGTGAAGTTCGTGTCCAAGGTGCGGAATCTGAAGGTCGCCATGGCAACCGGCGGTCACCTCAAGCTGCAGCACTTAGAGGCGCCTGCAAACCCGCACAACAACATCACCATCTACGAGATATGGGGCGAAGAAGACTCCGAGTGA
- the LOC125122458 gene encoding beta-1,3-galactosyl-O-glycosyl-glycoprotein beta-1,6-N-acetylglucosaminyltransferase 7: MSQLRATKPGILVCAAIGIFVFLYLRNPTSEDPEEGPTHPAVVECGFYPDELCSALFEGKEAALQIAKFCKDPHGSEIVARLHRPGNCSRISRELHFITRPLSAEEGTFPLAYIVTIHKELALFVQLLRAIYLPQNVYCIHVDAKAPKKYKTAVQSLVNCFENIFISSKREKVAHTGFRRLQAEINCMKDLVHSKFQWSHVINLCGQDFPIKTNKDIIRYIRSKWNDKNITPGVIQPPSNKSKTSQTHREFTPEGNIYASPNERFRDDPPHNLTIYFGSASYVLTRKFVEFVLTDTRAKDMLRWSQDIHGPERHYWVTLNRLKDAPGSTPNAGWEGNVRAVKWRSEEGTVRDGCKGHYVQDSCVYGPGDLPWIIQSPSLFASQFDSAEPLVVTCLERWHRLKVLGQAEVPEEPHWHFQRESHLNRKLNP; encoded by the exons ATGAGCCAGCTGCGAGCCACAAAGCCTGGAATTCTTGTGTGCGCAGCCATTggcatctttgtttttctttatttaaggAATCCAACTTCTGAGGACCCAGAGGAGGGACCCACCCACCCAGCAGTAGTGGAATGTGGCTTTTATCCAGATGAATTATGCTCAGCTTTGTTTGAAGGGAAAGAGGCGGCCCTCCAAATCGCAAAATTTTGTAAAGATCCTCACGGATCTGAAATAGTTGCTCGTTTACACAGACCAGGAAATTGCTCCAGGATTTCCCGGGAGCTGCATTTCATAACCAGACCGCTGTCTGCAGAAGAGGGTACCTTCCCTTTGGCATATATTGTAACTATTCATAAGGAGCTGGCTCTGTTTGTGCAGCTCCTCAGAGCTATTTATCTGCCCCAAAATGTTTACTgtatccatgttgatgcaaaggCCCCAAAGAAGTATAAGACTGCTGTGCAATCCCTGGTTaactgttttgaaaatatttttatttcatcaaagagagagaaagtggctCACACTGGCTTTAGGAGACTACAGGCAGAAATCAATTGCATGAAAGATCTAGTCCATTCCAAATTTCAATGGAGCCATGTCATTAATCTTTGTGGACAGGATTTTCCGATCAAAACTAACAAAGATATCATACGCTACATCAGAAGCAAGTGGAATGATAAAAACATCACTCCTGGAGTAATCCAGCCACCAAGCAATAAATCCAAGACAAGCCAAACTCATCGCGAATTCACTCCCGAAGGAAACATCTATGCATCTCCAAATGAAAGATTCAGAGACGACCCGCCCCATAACTTAACAATTTACTTTGGAAGCGCTTCCTATGTACTCACGAGGAAGTTTGTGGAGTTCGTGCTGACAGACACCCGCGCCAAAGACATGCTTCGGTGGTCCCAGGACATCCACGGCCCAGAGCGACACTACTGGGTGACTCTGAACCGACTGAAAG ATGCTCCGGGTTCCACCCCGAACGCTGGCTGGGAAGGAAACGTTCGCGCCGTTAAATGGAGAAGCGAGGAGGGAACAGTTCGTGACGGCTgtaaag GGCACTACGTGCAGGACAGCTGTGTGTATGGACCGGGAGACTTGCCCTGGATCATTCAATCGCCGTCTTTGTTTGCCAGCCAGTTTGACTCCGCAGAGCCTCTGGTGGTCACGTGCTTGGAGAGGTGGCACAGACTTAAAGTGCTTGGGCAGGCAGAGGTCCCCGAGGAACCGCACTGGCACTTCCAGCGGGAGAGCCATCTTAATAGGAAATTGAACCCCTGA